In Candidatus Desulfofervidus auxilii, one genomic interval encodes:
- a CDS encoding DRTGG domain-containing protein, protein MKVIYIGSTVPFSGKGLITLGIGKYFLEKKLKVGYFKPLGTTPYRVETDIVTDRLAYFIYQSLGLKDDLSYISPVLLDYELMVKAVRGEIGELMSEVKKTFEVIATRKDIVIIGGSETVWQGAFLGISGVDIIRALNAQLILVDKYTGTSFLDNITEIKKILKEDFRGIVLNHIKEEQRLDITELIVPWLEKREIPVLGLIPYDSFLSAVKVSELNEKLGGQLLSGYQGANNFVQNYLVGGMEVDKFTEYLRNSLNPGVIVGGDRADIQLVAIEEGVKCLILTGNLIPNNIILSKADQKNVPIILVGDDTYTVAQKVRDIAARVSLKEKEKEERGLALTQKYLDFKRLEQVLL, encoded by the coding sequence ATGAAAGTAATTTATATTGGATCAACGGTGCCCTTTTCAGGCAAGGGGCTTATTACCTTAGGAATAGGGAAATATTTTCTGGAAAAAAAATTGAAGGTCGGTTACTTCAAACCACTTGGAACTACTCCTTACCGGGTAGAAACTGATATCGTTACTGATAGACTGGCCTATTTTATCTATCAGAGCTTAGGACTTAAAGATGATTTGTCTTATATATCTCCTGTTCTTTTAGATTATGAATTAATGGTAAAGGCTGTGCGAGGAGAGATAGGAGAATTAATGTCAGAGGTCAAGAAGACATTTGAAGTTATCGCCACTAGAAAAGACATAGTTATAATAGGCGGCTCAGAAACAGTATGGCAAGGGGCTTTTCTAGGAATTTCTGGAGTAGACATAATAAGGGCATTAAATGCTCAGCTTATCCTTGTTGATAAATACACAGGAACGTCTTTTTTAGATAATATCACCGAAATTAAAAAAATATTGAAGGAAGATTTCCGGGGAATAGTATTAAACCATATAAAGGAAGAGCAGAGACTAGACATCACAGAGTTAATTGTTCCTTGGTTAGAAAAAAGAGAGATTCCGGTGCTAGGTCTCATACCTTATGATAGTTTCCTTAGCGCTGTAAAGGTGTCCGAATTGAATGAGAAACTAGGAGGACAACTACTTTCAGGATACCAAGGTGCCAATAACTTTGTGCAAAATTACCTTGTAGGAGGTATGGAAGTAGACAAGTTTACTGAATACCTTCGTAATTCCCTAAACCCAGGTGTAATTGTAGGGGGTGATAGGGCAGATATTCAATTAGTAGCTATTGAAGAAGGGGTAAAGTGTTTGATACTAACTGGTAATCTCATTCCCAACAATATTATTCTCTCAAAAGCAGACCAGAAGAATGTTCCCATTATTCTTGTGGGAGATGATACTTATACAGTGGCCCAAAAGGTCCGAGACATTGCTGCCCGTGTAAGTCTTAAAGAAAAAGAAAAAGAAGAAAGAGGGCTAGCACTTACGCAAAAATACCTAGATTTTAAACGGTTAGAGCAAGTTTTGTTATAA
- the rhuM gene encoding virulence protein RhuM/Fic/DOC family protein codes for MAKNNFQKGEIVIYKTPKNEVEVEVRFEKETVWLRQDEIARLYGKERSVITKHINNIFRDKEVDKKSNVQKLHIAGSDKPVAFYSLDVILAVGYRTNSARAIHFRKWATNVLKRYLLKGYAINKKRLLQTRSRLKELQSAIDFLQKKSKYQLLTGQEKEILDLLANYSKTLSLLEQYDKGRIKLVKKSKAEFVLEYEEAKRIIKEIKKDLISKKEASDLFGQDNEGRLAGIIKNIYQTFKGKELYPSLEEKAAHLLYFIVKDHPFIDGNKRIASFLFVYFLDKNNFLYKENRERKINDNALTALTLLIAVSEPKDKDILIKIITNLIS; via the coding sequence ATGGCTAAAAATAATTTCCAAAAAGGCGAAATAGTAATTTATAAAACTCCTAAAAATGAGGTTGAGGTTGAGGTGCGATTTGAAAAAGAAACTGTTTGGTTAAGGCAGGATGAAATTGCTCGTCTCTATGGCAAAGAGCGTTCTGTTATTACGAAGCATATTAATAATATTTTTAGAGATAAAGAAGTGGATAAAAAAAGCAATGTGCAAAAATTGCACATTGCTGGTTCTGATAAACCGGTTGCTTTTTATAGTTTAGATGTAATTTTAGCGGTTGGGTATAGGACCAATTCAGCAAGGGCTATCCATTTTAGAAAATGGGCAACCAATGTTTTGAAAAGATATTTATTAAAAGGATATGCCATAAACAAAAAGCGCCTTTTGCAGACGCGGAGTAGGTTAAAAGAATTACAAAGTGCAATTGACTTTCTGCAAAAGAAATCTAAATATCAACTTTTAACTGGTCAGGAAAAAGAAATATTAGATTTACTTGCCAATTATTCTAAAACCTTAAGTCTTCTTGAGCAGTATGACAAAGGTAGAATAAAATTAGTAAAAAAATCCAAGGCGGAATTTGTTTTAGAATATGAAGAAGCAAAAAGGATTATTAAAGAAATAAAAAAAGATTTAATAAGTAAAAAAGAAGCAAGTGATTTATTTGGTCAAGATAACGAAGGAAGATTAGCAGGAATTATAAAAAATATTTATCAAACATTTAAAGGCAAAGAATTATATCCATCACTGGAAGAAAAGGCTGCCCACCTTTTGTATTTTATTGTAAAAGATCATCCTTTTATTGACGGAAATAAACGCATCGCCTCTTTTTTATTTGTTTATTTTCTGGATAAAAATAATTTTCTTTATAAAGAAAACCGCGAAAGAAAAATCAATGACAATGCTTTAACTGCTTTAACTCTTTTAATTGCGGTTAGCGAGCCAAAAGATAAGGATATTTTAATTAAAATCATTACAAATTTAATTAGTTAA
- a CDS encoding DEAD/DEAH box helicase family protein, whose product MLYETLNALKESFGPDYFTSRVDDGIAQNLNPKFELREYQKEALGRFDFYFSEYQKRQWPAHLLFHMATGSGKTLIMKSFSKFLILTKAGHLSQIS is encoded by the coding sequence ATGCTTTATGAAACTCTTAATGCCTTAAAAGAATCTTTTGGGCCAGATTATTTTACCAGTCGCGTAGATGATGGGATAGCACAGAACCTTAATCCGAAGTTTGAATTGCGGGAATATCAAAAAGAAGCCTTGGGTCGGTTTGATTTTTATTTTTCTGAATATCAAAAAAGGCAATGGCCGGCTCACTTACTTTTCCATATGGCGACCGGAAGTGGAAAGACGCTTATAATGAAAAGTTTTTCCAAGTTTTTGATTTTGACGAAGGCAGGCCATTTGAGCCAGATTTCATAA
- the rimO gene encoding 30S ribosomal protein S12 methylthiotransferase RimO, whose amino-acid sequence MQKVYFLSLGCPKNLVDSEILSALLYEAGFEIVEEPKEAKIFLLSTCAFIKPAIEESIEAILELAQKKQPGKKLIVIGCLVERYREKLISLFPEVDAWFGLKSLATLPKWLKQPFLPCLLLGGSGWQQEHYLKRLPSNPFTAYVKIAEGCSNHCTFCTIPVIRGRLKSRPIEDVYEEVELLVAQGIKEVILVAQETTAYGIDIYGKPCLSKLIQQLEKTGVTWLRVLYTHPKHIPPLIEVFSTCQHLTPYLDIPIQHIDTKVLKAMGRGMTEKEIRQTLIQLREELPEVKLRTTVMVGFPNETQVAFKKLLSFLKEIEFDHLGVFKYSPEEGTQAFKWEDRVPEGMKEQRYQEVMELQKQIVRKKHKNYIGKEQPVFIEKLEEDCVGMGRTPWQAPEIDGQVYITKGAFSLGEIKKVKITDANDYDLIGVID is encoded by the coding sequence ATGCAAAAAGTATACTTTCTCTCCCTAGGCTGTCCTAAAAACTTGGTAGATAGCGAGATTTTATCTGCCTTACTTTATGAAGCAGGTTTTGAGATTGTGGAAGAACCAAAAGAGGCCAAAATATTTCTCCTAAGCACCTGTGCTTTTATTAAACCAGCTATAGAAGAATCCATAGAGGCCATTTTAGAACTTGCGCAAAAAAAACAACCAGGGAAAAAATTGATTGTTATTGGATGTCTAGTAGAGCGTTATCGAGAGAAATTAATAAGTTTGTTCCCTGAAGTAGATGCTTGGTTTGGGCTTAAAAGTTTAGCTACATTGCCTAAGTGGTTAAAACAGCCATTTTTGCCTTGTTTGCTCTTAGGAGGTTCAGGTTGGCAGCAAGAGCACTATCTAAAACGTCTGCCTTCAAATCCTTTTACTGCTTATGTCAAGATTGCGGAGGGGTGTTCCAATCATTGCACCTTTTGTACCATCCCAGTCATAAGAGGGAGGTTAAAAAGTAGACCCATAGAGGATGTTTATGAGGAAGTAGAATTATTAGTTGCCCAAGGAATAAAGGAAGTAATTCTGGTAGCCCAAGAAACCACTGCTTATGGAATAGATATTTACGGAAAACCGTGTTTATCTAAATTAATTCAGCAACTTGAAAAAACAGGTGTTACCTGGCTAAGGGTTCTTTATACCCACCCTAAGCATATTCCTCCGTTGATAGAGGTCTTTTCTACCTGCCAACACCTCACTCCTTATCTGGATATTCCTATTCAACATATAGATACTAAGGTGTTGAAGGCTATGGGACGAGGCATGACTGAAAAGGAAATAAGGCAAACCTTGATTCAATTGAGAGAAGAGCTACCAGAAGTAAAATTGCGCACCACGGTAATGGTGGGGTTCCCTAACGAGACCCAAGTAGCCTTTAAAAAACTCCTTTCTTTTCTTAAAGAAATAGAATTTGACCATCTGGGTGTATTCAAATATTCTCCTGAAGAGGGAACACAGGCCTTTAAATGGGAAGATAGAGTGCCTGAGGGAATGAAAGAACAGAGGTATCAAGAAGTGATGGAGCTTCAAAAACAAATAGTGCGTAAAAAGCACAAAAATTACATTGGTAAGGAACAACCTGTTTTTATTGAAAAATTAGAAGAAGATTGTGTGGGAATGGGACGAACACCATGGCAAGCACCAGAGATAGATGGTCAGGTTTATATTACTAAAGGAGCATTTTCTTTAGGTGAGATAAAAAAGGTAAAAATTACAGATGCTAATGATTACGATTTAATAGGAGTCATAGATTAA
- the acs gene encoding acetate--CoA ligase, producing MAEERIYEEFGQYIVPSSWKDKVWDIKEYQRFHENTIKDKKAIENWWEKWANKLFWFKKWDRVLDDSNPPFYKWFVGAETNLSYLCLDWQIEQGRKNKLALIWEGEPYDETVKKPKELKKFTYYDLYQQTNRIAYALREKLGVKKDEILTFYMPMIPELLLYMLAVQRLGASHSIVYSGFSALALAERAIAAGSRIIVTADALYRRGKVKPLKEIVDEAVNICEKRGHNIEHVIVVNRTDRPGIPWKEIKDIWHHEFIKDIPENARIEPERLKSDSISYILYTSGTTGKPKGVQHSIGGYAVGLCATMKLIFDINEEDIYWCVADIGWVTGHSYIVYGPLMTGTTTIMYEGAPDYPWPDRWWDIIERYAVTVFYTTPTAIRMLMKFPLDLIKKHDLSTLRIIHSVGEPINPKVFHWYFKNLGREDVVATSTWWMTETGQILTGHFPGLGKIFPLKPGTNGFPLPGVKMEVLDVDGNPCNPGERGYLVISTPWPSMLTTLYQDPERYIDVYWSKFTKNKQWRFYTGDYAVKDQDGYLWVLGRADDVLKVAGHRVGTAEIESAMLMHPTVVESACIGKPHKLKGEVPCIFTVLKQGVSPSPELETELKLHLRKTIGPIVASDAIILFVETVPKTRSGKIMRRLLKAVITGQKLGDITTLEDPTAVKEAERAYQYLKAAVERKEEKNF from the coding sequence AATACTATTAAGGATAAGAAGGCTATTGAGAACTGGTGGGAGAAATGGGCAAATAAGCTTTTTTGGTTTAAGAAGTGGGATAGGGTTCTTGATGATAGCAATCCTCCATTTTATAAGTGGTTTGTAGGAGCAGAAACAAACTTATCCTATCTCTGTTTGGATTGGCAAATTGAGCAAGGGAGAAAGAACAAACTGGCCTTGATTTGGGAAGGAGAACCTTATGATGAAACAGTCAAAAAACCCAAGGAGCTTAAAAAATTTACCTACTACGACCTTTATCAGCAGACAAACCGCATTGCTTATGCTTTAAGGGAAAAGTTGGGTGTTAAGAAGGATGAAATCTTGACATTTTATATGCCTATGATTCCCGAACTTCTCCTTTATATGTTGGCAGTGCAAAGACTTGGAGCATCACATAGTATTGTCTACAGTGGATTCAGTGCCTTGGCTCTAGCTGAAAGAGCAATTGCGGCTGGCTCACGCATAATTGTTACTGCGGACGCTCTATATAGAAGGGGTAAAGTAAAACCATTAAAAGAGATTGTGGATGAAGCTGTAAATATTTGTGAAAAACGGGGGCACAATATAGAACATGTCATTGTAGTTAACCGAACAGACAGGCCAGGTATACCTTGGAAGGAAATAAAAGATATTTGGCACCATGAATTTATTAAAGATATTCCCGAAAATGCAAGAATAGAACCAGAAAGGCTCAAATCAGATAGTATCTCTTATATCCTTTATACATCAGGCACTACTGGAAAACCAAAAGGTGTTCAACATAGCATTGGTGGTTATGCCGTGGGGTTATGTGCTACTATGAAGCTTATATTTGATATAAACGAAGAAGACATTTATTGGTGTGTGGCTGATATTGGGTGGGTCACAGGGCATTCTTATATCGTTTATGGACCGCTAATGACAGGCACTACTACCATCATGTATGAAGGTGCACCGGATTACCCTTGGCCTGACAGATGGTGGGATATTATAGAAAGATATGCGGTTACCGTATTTTATACTACACCCACGGCTATAAGGATGTTGATGAAATTCCCATTAGATCTTATAAAAAAACACGATTTGTCTACTTTAAGAATTATCCATTCTGTAGGAGAACCTATCAATCCAAAGGTATTCCACTGGTACTTTAAGAACTTGGGGAGAGAGGATGTGGTTGCCACAAGCACCTGGTGGATGACAGAAACAGGCCAGATATTGACAGGACATTTCCCAGGTTTAGGGAAAATCTTTCCCCTTAAACCAGGAACAAATGGTTTCCCATTACCTGGCGTAAAAATGGAAGTCTTGGATGTAGATGGAAACCCTTGTAACCCTGGAGAAAGGGGTTATCTTGTAATATCTACTCCCTGGCCAAGTATGCTTACGACATTATATCAAGACCCTGAGAGGTATATTGATGTTTATTGGTCAAAATTTACAAAAAACAAACAGTGGCGGTTTTACACAGGCGATTATGCGGTAAAGGATCAAGATGGATACTTATGGGTTTTGGGAAGGGCAGATGATGTGCTTAAGGTTGCAGGTCACCGAGTAGGAACTGCTGAAATAGAGTCAGCTATGCTTATGCATCCAACGGTAGTGGAGTCTGCTTGTATCGGAAAACCACATAAGTTAAAAGGAGAAGTGCCCTGTATTTTTACTGTGCTTAAACAGGGAGTTAGTCCAAGCCCAGAGCTTGAGACAGAATTGAAACTGCACTTAAGAAAGACCATTGGCCCTATTGTGGCCTCAGATGCCATTATTCTTTTTGTGGAGACAGTCCCTAAGACAAGAAGTGGAAAGATTATGAGAAGATTACTTAAGGCAGTTATTACAGGACAGAAGTTAGGAGACATTACCACTTTGGAAGACCCAACAGCCGTTAAGGAAGCAGAAAGGGCTTATCAATATTTAAAGGCAGCAGTAGAAAGAAAAGAAGAGAAAAATTTTTAA
- a CDS encoding DNA methyltransferase: MTDKNLQSEIEKLKAEIERLKKELKKRKKYGLVGEDKPEDVVKMCREKLPVLKEVKTKEIITDITDKEKPVNLLIEGDNYHALSVLNYTHVKKVDVIYIDPPYNTGNDEFKYNDAFNHSSWLVFMKNRLEVARNLLQDNGVIFVQCDDNEQAYLKVLMDEIFGRDNFINTISLRISPPEGVKTTYMYMLETDKK, from the coding sequence GTGACAGATAAAAATTTACAATCTGAAATAGAAAAACTAAAAGCCGAAATTGAACGGCTAAAGAAAGAATTAAAGAAAAGAAAAAAGTATGGTTTAGTGGGGGAAGATAAACCAGAAGATGTGGTTAAGATGTGCAGGGAGAAACTTCCAGTTCTAAAAGAGGTAAAAACTAAGGAGATAATTACTGATATTACTGATAAAGAGAAACCGGTAAATTTACTTATTGAAGGAGATAATTATCATGCTCTTTCTGTCTTGAATTATACTCATGTTAAAAAAGTAGATGTGATTTACATTGACCCGCCGTATAATACTGGAAATGATGAGTTTAAATATAATGATGCTTTTAATCATTCTAGTTGGCTTGTTTTTATGAAGAATAGATTAGAAGTAGCGAGGAATTTATTACAAGATAATGGAGTGATTTTTGTTCAGTGTGATGATAACGAACAAGCATACTTAAAAGTCTTAATGGATGAAATTTTTGGTAGAGACAATTTTATAAATACTATTAGTTTGCGAATTAGTCCCCCAGAAGGAGTAAAGACTACCTACATGTATATGCTAGAAACAGACAAAAAATAG
- a CDS encoding DNA methyltransferase, with amino-acid sequence MGYALWILPREYRRTNGKGRIIPLSQKLKEEGLIADLDDKRFTKWIIDNSNRIFQLIDAGKYKNIKKYRKDKFQWTDDGKIIIYKGRKVHFLKEGLKETDDGLTLDRLLCDFWKDISFNNLFQEGGVSLIGGKKPEKLIKRILEMFTTKDDIILDFFMGTGTTCAVAHKMGRQYIGVEQLDYGENSAVVRLKNVINGDQTGISKAVGWKGGGDFVYLELLKWNQNFVEKIQKAKTKEELKKLWETMKKKAFLSYKVDVKTIDEHAKNFEELSIEDQKRFLLECLDKNHLYVNYSEIDDEEYGVSEKDNKLNREFYDYDF; translated from the coding sequence ATGGGATACGCATTATGGATCTTACCTCGAGAATATCGAAGAACCAATGGAAAGGGGAGAATAATACCCTTATCTCAAAAATTAAAAGAAGAAGGATTAATAGCTGATCTAGACGATAAAAGATTTACTAAATGGATTATTGATAATTCTAACAGAATATTTCAGTTAATTGATGCTGGAAAATATAAAAATATTAAAAAATACCGGAAAGATAAATTTCAATGGACGGATGATGGAAAAATTATTATTTACAAAGGAAGAAAAGTACATTTTTTGAAAGAAGGTTTAAAAGAGACAGATGATGGGTTAACATTAGATAGATTATTATGTGATTTCTGGAAAGATATTTCTTTTAATAATCTCTTCCAAGAAGGCGGAGTTAGTTTAATTGGAGGCAAAAAACCTGAAAAACTTATTAAAAGAATTCTGGAGATGTTTACTACCAAGGATGATATTATCTTAGATTTCTTTATGGGGACCGGAACTACTTGTGCTGTTGCCCACAAAATGGGTCGTCAATACATTGGAGTTGAGCAGCTCGATTATGGAGAAAATAGCGCAGTTGTTAGGTTGAAAAATGTGATTAACGGCGATCAAACTGGTATTTCAAAAGCAGTTGGTTGGAAAGGAGGTGGCGATTTTGTCTATCTAGAACTCCTAAAATGGAACCAAAATTTTGTTGAGAAAATCCAGAAGGCAAAAACAAAAGAGGAACTTAAAAAGCTTTGGGAGACAATGAAGAAAAAAGCTTTTTTAAGCTACAAGGTCGATGTGAAAACTATTGATGAACATGCAAAGAATTTTGAAGAGTTGTCTATTGAGGATCAGAAAAGATTTTTGCTTGAGTGTTTAGATAAAAACCACCTTTATGTCAATTACAGCGAGATTGATGATGAGGAATATGGGGTAAGTGAGAAGGATAATAAGTTGAATAGGGAGTTTTATGACTATGACTTTTAA